A single region of the Bdellovibrio bacteriovorus genome encodes:
- a CDS encoding glutamine-synthetase adenylyltransferase, with amino-acid sequence MSNLPLEEQLRKERNEIWSRFALASKNNSESAQKICLEWSHTADHLLKTAFHHCFSGQKVALFALGKLGSLELNLSSDVDVLLVAESENEVSLSALRKFQKLLTERTFQGFVFRVDFDLRPGGKQGPLIPTLDQFKDYYGNYGETWERLAFVRLRAICGDSTVENEVLSFSKKFSFRKHLDFTLLEDLKTLRSKIQSHYWARTTSEVIDLKLGIGGIRDVELFAHALQVIHGGKDPGLQVRGTTKALDLLSQKQLLPSDEAQFLNSHYWNLRSIENYVQALNDEQTHLINTQEEHPEFILQALKTLPSQMKRCDQIVKGLLGEAPQDISLEEELKKLGLAENDIQDLWQEILGQEVLSRNKNRDELARKAFLVAFLETLREQKGDIRRGLLLLKDFIHGTRAKASFFSMLLREKELLQELAWLFGHSPYLSRILCNRPELLDSFVYRMQDKLSDDLGSLLEELAEKKLLSEVINGSQYLEDKNLPILVKNLTSTADLVVENLLRALKRDHPSDIQVLALGKWGGEELGFRSDLDFIFVVPAEPTENDFKVAKRFITRLTEPHRGGNIYSIDMRLRPSGKAGPIVIPRKDLEDYLLKEASGWERQAYLKARYIGEGETSPFQSYIHRGLTDADLLELEKIRTQLVVPSASNLKYSEGGLVDVELAAQAFVLFHKITPKNSNTTSFFAAMGAEGSVLQQNYDRLRQIEQMLQLVASESLVELQSNHESFQALALALQIAPDELQLEVSRLIDGNITLLKELDPRRQPH; translated from the coding sequence TTGAGTAATCTTCCTTTAGAGGAACAACTTAGAAAAGAGCGAAACGAGATTTGGTCTCGCTTCGCTCTGGCATCAAAAAACAATTCTGAGTCCGCGCAAAAAATCTGCCTTGAGTGGAGCCACACTGCGGACCATCTTCTTAAGACCGCTTTTCATCACTGCTTTTCGGGACAAAAAGTCGCTCTCTTTGCCTTAGGTAAATTGGGTTCGCTGGAATTAAATCTAAGCTCAGACGTCGATGTTTTACTCGTCGCTGAAAGCGAGAACGAAGTTTCATTATCCGCGCTTCGCAAATTTCAGAAGCTTCTAACTGAAAGAACCTTCCAAGGTTTCGTCTTTCGCGTGGACTTTGATTTACGTCCTGGCGGAAAACAAGGCCCCCTTATTCCTACTTTAGATCAGTTCAAAGACTACTACGGTAACTACGGAGAAACTTGGGAGCGATTAGCGTTTGTTCGTCTGCGCGCTATCTGTGGAGATAGTACCGTTGAAAATGAAGTTCTTTCTTTTTCAAAAAAGTTTTCTTTCCGTAAGCACTTGGACTTCACTCTTTTAGAAGACTTAAAAACTTTGCGCTCGAAGATTCAGAGTCACTATTGGGCAAGAACGACTTCGGAAGTTATTGATTTAAAATTAGGAATTGGCGGTATTCGCGATGTCGAACTCTTTGCTCACGCCCTGCAAGTCATTCATGGGGGAAAAGATCCCGGCTTACAAGTTCGCGGCACGACAAAAGCTTTAGATCTATTAAGTCAAAAGCAGCTTCTGCCGTCTGATGAGGCGCAATTCTTAAATTCTCACTACTGGAATTTAAGAAGCATTGAAAACTACGTGCAAGCGCTCAATGACGAACAAACACATTTGATCAATACACAAGAGGAACACCCCGAGTTCATCTTACAAGCATTGAAAACTCTGCCTTCACAGATGAAGCGTTGTGATCAGATTGTAAAAGGTCTTCTGGGAGAAGCTCCTCAAGATATTTCATTAGAAGAAGAACTTAAAAAATTAGGTTTGGCCGAAAATGACATTCAAGATCTTTGGCAGGAAATTCTAGGACAAGAAGTTCTTTCACGAAACAAGAACCGCGATGAGCTTGCGCGCAAAGCCTTTCTTGTAGCCTTTTTAGAGACTTTACGTGAACAAAAAGGTGATATTCGCCGAGGCCTTCTGCTTTTAAAAGATTTTATTCATGGCACGCGCGCAAAAGCCTCTTTCTTTTCCATGCTTTTGCGCGAAAAGGAACTGCTTCAAGAACTTGCCTGGCTTTTTGGTCATTCACCATATCTGTCGCGCATTCTTTGCAATCGTCCCGAACTTCTGGACAGCTTTGTCTATCGAATGCAAGACAAGCTGTCAGACGATCTTGGATCTTTATTAGAAGAGCTTGCTGAAAAGAAGCTGCTTTCTGAGGTCATTAACGGCAGCCAGTATCTTGAAGATAAAAATCTTCCGATCTTAGTGAAGAATCTGACTTCAACGGCCGATTTGGTTGTCGAAAATTTGCTGCGCGCTTTGAAACGCGATCATCCTTCCGACATCCAAGTTTTAGCTTTAGGAAAATGGGGCGGAGAAGAATTGGGTTTTAGATCAGACCTGGATTTTATTTTCGTCGTGCCCGCAGAACCTACCGAAAACGATTTCAAAGTCGCTAAAAGATTTATCACGCGCCTGACAGAACCACATCGCGGAGGAAATATTTATTCCATCGACATGCGCCTTCGCCCTTCAGGAAAAGCAGGCCCCATCGTAATTCCTCGCAAAGATTTGGAAGATTATCTTTTAAAAGAAGCTTCCGGATGGGAACGACAGGCCTATCTGAAAGCGCGCTATATTGGCGAGGGCGAAACTTCTCCTTTTCAATCCTATATCCATCGCGGCCTCACAGATGCGGATCTTTTGGAGCTTGAAAAAATCCGCACACAACTTGTAGTGCCGTCCGCATCGAATTTGAAATACAGCGAAGGCGGTTTGGTGGATGTAGAACTTGCGGCTCAAGCCTTTGTCCTTTTTCACAAAATCACTCCTAAGAATTCGAATACGACGAGTTTTTTTGCAGCCATGGGAGCCGAAGGATCTGTTCTTCAACAGAATTACGATCGATTGCGTCAAATCGAGCAAATGCTACAACTTGTCGCGTCAGAATCACTCGTGGAACTGCAGTCAAATCACGAGTCCTTTCAAGCGCTTGCCTTGGCGCTCCAAATTGCTCCTGATGAATTACAACTGGAAGTTTCTCGTCTGATAGACGGGAATATTACACTCCTGAAGGAACTTGACCCTCGCAGGCAGCCTCACTAA
- a CDS encoding peptidylprolyl isomerase, producing the protein MSKNIDIKKVFWIYLFAFLLAAFSFRADAKTDAKTTKKGNKEMFALFETTKGNFKVKLLSDKAPKTVENFVGLAEGTKEWTDPKTDKKVKKPFYDGLVFHRVIKDFMIQGGCPLGTGTGGPGYRFEDEFTPGQQKHDKPGILSMANAGPNTNGSQFFVTTVPTPWLDGRHTVFGEVVEGMDVVHSIENSKTGPMDRPVEAVVIKHVKIVK; encoded by the coding sequence ATGTCGAAGAATATCGATATTAAAAAGGTATTTTGGATTTACCTATTTGCATTCTTGTTAGCGGCTTTCAGTTTCCGCGCAGACGCAAAGACCGACGCAAAAACGACGAAGAAGGGAAATAAGGAAATGTTCGCACTATTTGAAACAACTAAAGGGAACTTTAAAGTTAAGCTTTTGAGCGATAAAGCGCCTAAGACAGTTGAAAACTTCGTAGGCTTGGCTGAAGGCACGAAAGAATGGACTGATCCTAAAACGGACAAAAAAGTTAAAAAGCCATTCTATGACGGTTTGGTATTCCACCGTGTTATCAAAGATTTCATGATTCAAGGTGGTTGCCCACTTGGAACTGGAACTGGTGGCCCAGGTTACCGTTTTGAAGATGAATTCACTCCTGGCCAACAAAAACACGATAAACCAGGCATCCTTTCAATGGCGAACGCGGGTCCAAATACAAATGGATCACAGTTCTTCGTAACAACTGTTCCAACTCCTTGGTTGGATGGCCGTCACACTGTGTTCGGTGAAGTTGTTGAGGGTATGGACGTAGTTCACTCTATCGAGAACTCTAAAACAGGTCCGATGGATCGCCCGGTTGAAGCGGTTGTGATCAAACACGTTAAGATCGTAAAATAG
- the trxA gene encoding thioredoxin, with amino-acid sequence MAVMVMTKDNIKETVENNQLVIIDFWATWCGPCRRFAPIFEAVALKHPDVVFAKVDTDAELELASQFEIKSIPTLAVIKEGDIIFVQPGALPEEIFEQVVEKSKEIDMAEVRKQNS; translated from the coding sequence ATGGCTGTAATGGTAATGACGAAAGACAACATTAAAGAAACTGTCGAGAACAACCAACTTGTGATCATTGATTTTTGGGCTACCTGGTGCGGACCGTGCCGTCGTTTTGCTCCTATCTTTGAAGCTGTTGCCCTGAAGCACCCTGACGTGGTTTTTGCAAAAGTGGACACAGATGCCGAGCTTGAACTGGCTTCGCAGTTTGAGATCAAATCCATTCCTACGCTGGCAGTTATTAAAGAGGGCGATATTATTTTTGTGCAACCAGGCGCCTTACCAGAGGAAATCTTTGAGCAAGTGGTAGAAAAATCCAAAGAAATCGACATGGCAGAAGTCCGCAAACAAAATTCTTAG